From the genome of Rhizobium leguminosarum, one region includes:
- a CDS encoding YciI family protein, producing MKCYLCKYIPPRDDFLATMSADEKTWMAQHGAFLDDLLEKGVIVAHGPVMDPAGGYGVSLYRIADDQDIATITARDPIVANGAGHYEHHPMLHLKARD from the coding sequence ATGAAATGTTACCTTTGCAAATACATCCCGCCACGCGACGATTTCCTGGCGACGATGAGCGCCGACGAAAAGACATGGATGGCGCAGCACGGTGCTTTCCTCGACGACTTGCTCGAAAAGGGAGTGATCGTTGCGCATGGCCCCGTCATGGATCCGGCAGGTGGCTATGGCGTCTCGCTTTACCGGATCGCCGATGATCAGGACATCGCGACGATTACCGCGCGTGATCCCATCGTGGCGAATGGCGCCGGCCACTACGAGCATCACCCGATGCTGCACCTGAAGGCGCGCGACTGA
- a CDS encoding SDR family NAD(P)-dependent oxidoreductase: protein MTTALITGASSGIGTVYARRLAARSHDLVLVARATDRLNKLAEELRTAHDVTIEVITADLTDTAQLNLVAERLRADPPIDILVNNAGAGLSGGFANANPVALENLLRLNSLAPTLLTAAVLGGMLKRGHGSIVNIASALAILPEYADGIYAATKSYVLTMSQSLNAEVGQQGIYVQAVLPAATRTEIYERSGGDISKVPDVMEVDDLVDAALIGFDRKELVTLPPVPEEADWNAFEQARMVLARGFMNAKPAERYRS, encoded by the coding sequence ATGACAACCGCCCTTATCACCGGCGCCTCCAGCGGCATCGGTACAGTATACGCACGTCGTCTGGCTGCCCGTAGCCATGATCTTGTCCTGGTAGCCCGTGCGACAGATCGGCTGAACAAGCTGGCCGAGGAGCTACGGACAGCTCATGACGTAACCATCGAGGTCATCACGGCAGACCTGACGGATACGGCACAGCTGAATTTGGTGGCCGAGCGGCTTCGCGCCGATCCGCCGATCGACATCCTGGTGAATAATGCCGGTGCCGGTTTAAGCGGCGGCTTCGCAAATGCCAACCCAGTCGCCCTGGAGAACCTGCTGCGTCTCAATTCTCTGGCACCGACGCTTCTGACAGCGGCCGTGCTCGGGGGGATGCTGAAGCGCGGCCACGGTTCTATTGTCAACATCGCCTCTGCCCTTGCCATTCTTCCAGAATACGCGGATGGCATTTATGCCGCGACCAAATCCTATGTGTTGACGATGTCGCAGAGCCTCAATGCCGAAGTCGGGCAACAGGGCATTTACGTGCAGGCCGTGCTACCGGCCGCAACCCGCACCGAAATCTACGAGCGTTCCGGCGGCGACATCAGCAAGGTGCCCGATGTGATGGAGGTCGATGATCTCGTTGATGCCGCCCTCATCGGCTTCGACCGCAAGGAACTGGTCACATTGCCGCCCGTCCCAGAAGAAGCCGACTGGAATGCCTTCGAACAGGCTCGCATGGTTCTGGCACGGGGCTTCATGAACGCAAAACCCGCCGAACGGTACCGCAGTTGA
- a CDS encoding IS481 family transposase yields the protein MGQVLHGSATTTEAIRRAIQNSEESLRALSKRYGVNQKTIAKWKRRTSLADLPTGPKDPHSTILSLEEEAVIVAFRRHTLLPLDDCLYALQPTIPHLTRSSLHRCLQRHGISRLPEVKGDKEPKKKFKSYPIGYFHVDIAEVQTAEGKLYLFVAIDRTSKFAFAELYAKAGKMNAAQFLRNLIAAVPYTIHTILTDNGIQFTNRACDQNAFQHIFDRVCEEYEIEHRLTKVKHPWTNGQVERMNRTIKEATVKRFHYDDHAQLKKHLADFIDAYNFGRRLKTLKGLTPYEFICKRWTSEPDRFIIDPIHQMPGLNN from the coding sequence ATGGGCCAGGTTCTACACGGGAGCGCCACAACGACAGAGGCAATCCGTCGAGCAATACAAAATAGTGAAGAGAGCCTGAGAGCGCTTTCAAAGCGGTATGGGGTCAATCAGAAGACAATAGCCAAATGGAAGAGACGGACATCATTGGCCGATCTTCCGACAGGCCCGAAGGACCCGCATTCGACAATCCTCTCCCTTGAAGAAGAAGCCGTCATCGTCGCCTTTCGCAGGCATACATTGCTGCCTCTTGATGACTGCCTCTATGCCCTTCAACCGACGATCCCGCATCTGACACGTTCGTCCCTGCACAGGTGTCTGCAGCGCCACGGCATTTCACGCCTGCCGGAAGTGAAAGGCGACAAAGAACCGAAGAAAAAGTTCAAAAGCTACCCGATCGGCTACTTCCACGTCGATATTGCCGAGGTGCAGACGGCTGAGGGCAAGCTCTATCTCTTCGTGGCGATTGATCGCACGTCCAAGTTCGCCTTCGCTGAGCTCTATGCCAAAGCTGGCAAGATGAATGCCGCCCAGTTCCTGCGCAACCTGATCGCGGCGGTGCCCTACACCATCCATACTATCCTGACCGATAATGGCATCCAGTTCACCAACCGGGCCTGTGACCAAAATGCCTTCCAGCACATCTTCGACCGAGTCTGTGAGGAATACGAGATCGAGCATCGCCTGACAAAGGTTAAGCACCCATGGACCAATGGGCAGGTCGAGCGGATGAACCGGACGATCAAGGAAGCGACTGTCAAGCGCTTCCACTACGACGATCACGCACAACTGAAAAAGCATCTCGCCGACTTCATCGACGCCTACAATTTTGGGCGCAGGCTCAAGACACTAAAGGGCCTCACCCCCTACGAGTTCATCTGCAAAAGGTGGACTTCCGAGCCAGATCGATTCATCATCGATCCTATCCATCAAATGCCGGGACTAAACAACTAG
- a CDS encoding LacI family DNA-binding transcriptional regulator → MTDISKKKATIYDLSILSGASPSTVSAVLNGSWRKRRIREATAQLIQNLANEHGYTANLQARGLRSSRSGLVGLLLPVHDNRYFSSMAQSFEAQVRSRGQCPLVVSACRDPEEERKVVETLISYSIDELFIAGATDPDGVHKVCEKAGLKHVNIDLPGMLAPSIISDNYEGARMLTQAIIERAQEDGPLSPDDLYLFGGRNDHASHERIRGFRDVKRASLGADPDVCIQPTGYSPAMTARAFEAFYEGHGKLPRAFFVNSSINLEGLMRFLALHPHETFADIIVGCYDYDPFGSFLPFPVFMIRQDSEAMITKGFAILDADRGPPITHLVRPTLVPPRTALTGPLDALKDIE, encoded by the coding sequence ATGACTGACATCAGCAAGAAGAAGGCGACGATCTACGATCTCTCGATCTTATCGGGTGCGTCGCCTTCCACCGTCAGCGCTGTGCTGAACGGAAGCTGGCGGAAACGGCGCATCAGGGAGGCGACGGCGCAGCTCATTCAGAACCTGGCAAACGAGCACGGCTATACGGCAAATCTGCAGGCCCGCGGCCTGCGTTCGTCCCGCTCCGGCCTCGTCGGTCTTCTCCTGCCGGTGCACGACAACCGCTATTTCTCCTCCATGGCGCAGTCTTTCGAGGCGCAAGTCAGAAGCCGCGGTCAGTGCCCTCTCGTCGTCAGTGCCTGTCGCGATCCGGAGGAGGAGCGCAAGGTCGTCGAGACACTGATCTCCTATTCGATCGACGAACTTTTCATCGCCGGCGCAACCGATCCGGATGGCGTGCACAAGGTCTGCGAAAAGGCAGGGCTGAAACACGTCAACATCGATCTGCCGGGCATGCTGGCACCGTCGATCATCAGCGACAATTATGAAGGTGCGCGCATGCTGACACAGGCGATCATCGAGCGCGCGCAGGAAGATGGACCGCTTTCACCTGACGATCTGTACCTGTTCGGCGGCCGCAACGACCATGCCAGCCATGAGCGAATTCGCGGTTTCCGCGACGTAAAGCGCGCATCGCTGGGCGCGGATCCCGACGTCTGCATCCAGCCGACCGGCTATTCACCCGCCATGACTGCCCGCGCCTTCGAAGCCTTCTACGAAGGCCACGGAAAGCTGCCGCGTGCATTCTTCGTCAATTCCTCGATCAACCTCGAAGGGCTGATGCGCTTTCTCGCCCTGCATCCGCACGAGACCTTCGCCGATATCATCGTCGGCTGCTATGACTACGATCCCTTCGGCTCCTTCCTGCCTTTCCCCGTCTTCATGATCCGGCAGGACAGCGAGGCGATGATCACCAAGGGGTTTGCGATCCTCGATGCAGACCGCGGCCCGCCAATCACGCATCTGGTGCGGCCGACCCTCGTGCCCCCACGCACGGCGCTGACCGGCCCACTCGATGCACTGAAAGATATCGAGTAA
- a CDS encoding autoinducer 2 ABC transporter substrate-binding protein has product MRRLIVAAFAASLSLAGAVAAFAEDAPKVGIVVKIGGIPWFNAMEAGIKEQGQKLGVDAFMIGPTSADPALQVRAIEDLIAQGVKVIGVVPNDAKVLEPVLTKAQAAGIKVITHESPSQKGADWNFELASATGFGEAHGKLLAEKMGGKGEYAVFVGSLTVPLHNAWADAAIAYIKANYPDMKLVGERYGVAEDVDKSRSTALDLIAAHPDLTGFLAFGSQGPIGAGRAIEERRKTGKIFVLGPFSPGQGQKLIRSDAISGGFMWNPKQAGEVFVTLADRLIKGESVKEGDDIPGLGVIKPVGNDIIVDQLLPINKDTVDDLAAMGL; this is encoded by the coding sequence ATGAGGAGACTTATCGTAGCGGCATTTGCCGCATCGCTGTCGCTTGCCGGGGCGGTGGCCGCGTTTGCAGAGGACGCGCCTAAGGTCGGCATTGTCGTCAAGATCGGCGGCATTCCGTGGTTCAATGCGATGGAAGCCGGCATCAAGGAGCAGGGCCAGAAACTCGGCGTCGATGCCTTCATGATCGGCCCGACCAGCGCCGACCCGGCGCTGCAGGTGCGCGCCATCGAAGACCTGATCGCCCAGGGCGTCAAGGTCATCGGTGTGGTTCCGAACGATGCCAAGGTGCTCGAGCCCGTGCTCACCAAGGCGCAAGCCGCCGGCATCAAGGTCATTACGCATGAATCGCCCTCGCAAAAGGGCGCCGACTGGAATTTCGAACTCGCATCTGCCACCGGTTTTGGTGAGGCGCACGGCAAGCTGCTCGCCGAGAAAATGGGCGGCAAGGGCGAATATGCCGTCTTCGTCGGTTCGCTGACCGTGCCGCTTCACAACGCCTGGGCGGATGCCGCAATCGCCTATATCAAGGCGAATTATCCGGACATGAAGCTCGTCGGCGAGCGCTACGGCGTGGCGGAAGATGTCGACAAAAGCCGCTCGACGGCGCTCGATCTCATTGCCGCGCATCCGGATCTAACCGGCTTCCTCGCCTTCGGCAGCCAGGGTCCGATCGGCGCTGGGCGCGCCATCGAGGAACGCCGCAAGACGGGCAAAATCTTCGTGCTCGGCCCGTTCTCGCCCGGCCAGGGCCAGAAGCTGATCAGGTCCGACGCGATATCGGGCGGCTTCATGTGGAATCCGAAGCAGGCCGGCGAAGTCTTCGTCACGCTCGCCGATCGCCTGATCAAGGGCGAGAGCGTCAAGGAAGGTGATGACATTCCGGGTCTCGGCGTGATCAAGCCTGTTGGTAACGACATCATCGTCGATCAACTGCTGCCGATCAACAAGGATACGGTCGACGACCTGGCCGCAATGGGCCTCTGA
- a CDS encoding sugar ABC transporter ATP-binding protein → MSTATDDGVKAQPLLSLRGINMTFGGVKALKNVSFEVLPGEVHCLAGENGSGKSTLIKVISGVYRPADGAEIVFDGETISHMTPAMAQSRGIQIIWQDLALFPEMSVAENIAFQTLSGSRPRFVNYAAIRGIAEEALARLGITLDVDRPLKDFAIAQRQIVAIARALVGEARIVFMDEPTASLTQSETDHLLAIVRTLSASGVAVVFVSHRLAEVLDISSRITVLRDGALVGVYPVEGMTQSDITELMTGRTFDQNVRPRDVSQNPVLLSVSKLSRPREFEDISFDLRRGETLGITGLLGSGRTELALTLFGMRRPAAGTIMLEGKPVRFASNREAITSGVAYLSEDRLSLGLNQPQSIADNLVMASLNRILSGRLISPEKKRSLVARWIADLGVRIGRQDDAISTLSGGNQQRVAIAKWLATDPKVLILDAPTVGVDVGARAGIFEIVARLAEAGLAIILISDEVPEVYFNANRIIHMEKGRIAGWHDPRATTLKDLEAAVYA, encoded by the coding sequence ATGAGCACGGCAACGGATGATGGTGTGAAGGCGCAGCCGCTTCTTTCGCTTCGCGGCATCAACATGACATTCGGCGGTGTGAAGGCGCTGAAAAACGTCTCCTTCGAAGTCTTGCCCGGCGAAGTGCATTGCCTGGCCGGCGAAAATGGTTCTGGCAAGAGCACCCTTATCAAGGTGATTTCCGGCGTCTATCGGCCTGCAGACGGCGCTGAGATTGTCTTCGACGGTGAGACGATATCCCACATGACGCCTGCCATGGCCCAGTCCCGCGGCATCCAGATCATCTGGCAGGACCTCGCGCTCTTTCCGGAAATGAGCGTGGCTGAGAATATCGCCTTCCAGACCCTTTCCGGTTCGCGCCCGCGCTTCGTCAACTATGCCGCGATCCGCGGCATAGCCGAGGAGGCGCTTGCCCGGCTTGGCATCACTCTCGACGTCGATAGACCTCTCAAGGACTTCGCCATCGCCCAGCGCCAGATCGTCGCCATTGCTCGCGCGCTGGTCGGAGAGGCCCGGATCGTCTTCATGGACGAGCCGACTGCCTCGCTCACCCAGTCGGAGACCGATCATCTGCTGGCGATCGTGCGCACGCTGTCGGCTTCGGGCGTTGCCGTGGTCTTCGTCAGCCATCGTCTTGCGGAAGTGCTGGACATCTCCTCGCGCATCACGGTGCTGCGCGATGGCGCGCTGGTCGGGGTCTATCCGGTGGAGGGCATGACCCAGTCTGACATCACCGAGCTGATGACCGGACGCACCTTCGACCAGAACGTTCGCCCCCGCGATGTATCGCAGAACCCCGTCCTGCTCTCGGTCAGCAAGCTTTCCCGACCCCGCGAATTCGAGGATATTTCCTTCGATCTGCGCCGTGGGGAGACGCTCGGGATCACCGGCCTGCTCGGCTCCGGGCGCACCGAACTTGCGCTGACGCTGTTCGGCATGCGCCGGCCCGCCGCCGGCACGATAATGCTGGAGGGAAAGCCGGTGCGTTTTGCCTCCAACCGCGAGGCGATCACATCAGGCGTTGCCTATCTTTCCGAAGACCGCCTTTCGCTCGGTCTCAACCAGCCGCAATCCATCGCCGACAATCTGGTCATGGCCTCGCTTAACCGCATCCTGAGCGGCCGGCTCATTTCGCCGGAAAAGAAGCGCTCGCTCGTCGCGCGCTGGATCGCCGATCTGGGCGTCAGGATCGGCAGGCAGGACGATGCGATCTCGACGCTTTCGGGCGGCAACCAGCAGCGCGTCGCGATCGCCAAATGGCTCGCCACCGATCCAAAGGTGCTGATCCTCGATGCGCCCACGGTGGGCGTCGATGTCGGTGCCCGCGCCGGCATCTTCGAAATCGTAGCGCGCCTTGCCGAGGCGGGGCTTGCGATCATCCTCATCTCGGACGAGGTGCCGGAGGTCTATTTCAACGCCAATCGGATCATCCATATGGAAAAGGGCCGCATCGCCGGCTGGCACGATCCGCGCGCAACCACACTGAAGGACCTGGAGGCGGCGGTCTATGCGTAA
- a CDS encoding ABC transporter permease has translation MRKLFLSHTTEFVLFAVIIAMSIVLAFTTDRFFTLGNGFDLLNISAVNIIFAVGLLVVLISGGIDISFAVAASIVQYVTALALERIGGGGWLSGLLIAACIGILLGVINAFLIHRFRIISIVATIATFNVYFGLLMFFTKGVSIYNLPDWLTSRVIIYEREMADGSWAEITLPVVVMAVCTLATWFFVTRTTTGRQLYAFGDNPEGARRFGINIGAMQFIAFGWLGLMAGIAGLMQAHYAQEVVPNALYGRELDVLAAVVLGGARLGGGKGSVLGCVLGVLLVSITQNGLNLMGVSPFAFKMIVGAIILVAITLSSARIGNLVPVFATRKSTGDRPADRGESR, from the coding sequence ATGCGTAAGCTGTTCCTGTCCCATACGACTGAATTCGTGTTGTTTGCCGTCATCATCGCGATGAGTATTGTCCTGGCTTTTACGACCGACCGTTTCTTCACGCTCGGTAATGGGTTCGACCTGCTCAATATCAGCGCGGTCAACATCATCTTTGCCGTCGGCCTCCTCGTGGTGCTGATATCAGGCGGGATCGACATCTCCTTCGCCGTCGCAGCCTCGATCGTACAATATGTCACCGCACTTGCGCTCGAGCGCATCGGCGGGGGTGGATGGCTATCCGGTCTCCTGATTGCGGCCTGCATCGGCATCTTGCTCGGCGTGATAAACGCCTTCCTGATCCACCGCTTCCGGATCATCTCGATCGTCGCGACGATCGCGACCTTCAACGTCTATTTCGGCCTGCTGATGTTCTTCACCAAGGGCGTGTCGATCTACAATCTGCCCGACTGGCTGACGAGCCGCGTCATCATCTACGAGCGCGAAATGGCCGATGGGAGCTGGGCTGAAATCACCTTGCCGGTTGTTGTCATGGCCGTTTGCACGCTCGCCACCTGGTTCTTCGTTACCCGCACGACGACCGGCCGGCAGCTCTATGCCTTCGGCGACAATCCGGAAGGGGCGCGCCGCTTCGGCATCAATATCGGCGCCATGCAGTTCATCGCCTTCGGCTGGCTTGGACTGATGGCAGGCATCGCCGGGCTCATGCAGGCGCATTATGCGCAGGAGGTCGTGCCGAACGCACTTTATGGCCGCGAGCTCGATGTCCTGGCTGCAGTGGTGCTTGGTGGCGCGCGGCTGGGCGGCGGCAAGGGCTCCGTGCTCGGTTGCGTGCTGGGCGTGCTGCTCGTCTCGATCACCCAGAACGGCCTCAACCTGATGGGCGTCTCGCCCTTCGCCTTCAAGATGATCGTCGGCGCGATCATCCTCGTTGCAATCACCTTGTCGAGCGCCCGCATCGGCAATCTGGTGCCGGTGTTTGCGACCCGCAAATCGACCGGCGACAGGCCTGCAGACAGGGGAGAGAGCCGATGA
- a CDS encoding ABC transporter permease has translation MNTLAARFNAIFGADMAGPLAALAAVLIVFGVASPHFLTSATFGSVAFQLPELGILTLAMLMPILTGGLNLAITFTANIAGLTLAWTLQANGGIDAGPGAFLLGSALALAVGAASGLVMGLVIAFTRAHPILVSLSMMIFLRGLGEFLTRGGDISGFPAFIAPIGHGSMLGIPVPLLILIACVIASHILLSRSKLGFSTYMIGSNIESARYSGINTRKVLVLVYMLSGVMAAVAGIIMLARFNSVRVGHGESYLLITVLACFLGGINPFGGFGRVLPVFVALIVLQLLSSGLNLLGANQHLTTAVWGILLIVVMVLRWLSAKFIRIVR, from the coding sequence ATGAACACGCTCGCCGCCCGCTTCAACGCCATCTTCGGGGCAGACATGGCCGGTCCCCTCGCCGCACTGGCGGCCGTGCTGATCGTCTTCGGTGTCGCATCGCCGCATTTCCTGACGAGCGCGACCTTCGGATCGGTCGCCTTTCAGCTTCCCGAGCTTGGCATCCTGACGCTTGCCATGCTGATGCCGATCCTCACCGGCGGCCTCAACCTTGCGATCACCTTCACCGCCAACATCGCCGGCCTGACGCTCGCCTGGACGCTGCAGGCCAATGGCGGCATCGATGCCGGCCCGGGCGCCTTCCTGCTCGGTTCGGCTCTGGCGCTCGCCGTCGGCGCGGCAAGCGGCCTGGTCATGGGGCTGGTCATCGCCTTTACCCGGGCCCACCCGATCCTCGTCTCGCTGTCGATGATGATCTTCCTGCGCGGCCTCGGCGAGTTCCTGACGCGCGGCGGCGATATTTCGGGCTTCCCCGCCTTTATCGCTCCAATCGGCCACGGCAGCATGCTCGGCATCCCCGTCCCGTTGCTGATCCTGATCGCCTGCGTGATCGCCAGCCACATCCTGCTCTCGCGCTCCAAGCTCGGCTTTTCCACCTATATGATCGGCTCCAATATCGAGTCTGCCCGCTATTCCGGCATCAACACCCGCAAGGTCCTAGTGCTGGTCTATATGCTTTCCGGGGTGATGGCTGCGGTTGCCGGCATCATCATGCTTGCGCGTTTCAATTCGGTGCGCGTCGGCCACGGCGAATCCTATCTGCTGATCACCGTGCTCGCCTGCTTCCTCGGCGGCATCAATCCCTTCGGCGGCTTCGGCCGCGTCCTGCCCGTCTTCGTGGCGCTCATCGTGCTGCAGCTCCTCTCTTCGGGGCTCAACCTGCTCGGCGCCAACCAGCACCTCACCACCGCCGTCTGGGGCATCCTGCTCATCGTCGTGATGGTGCTGCGGTGGCTCTCGGCCAAGTTCATCAGAATCGTGAGATAG
- a CDS encoding sugar phosphate isomerase/epimerase family protein yields the protein MEGFGVHTSMWTMNWDRAGAEKAIAGAVHYKMDFIEIALLNAPAVDTKHTRDLLEKHKLRAVCSLGLPEHAWASVRPDAAIEHLKVAIEKTAEMNAEALSGVIFGGIGERTGVPPTQGEYDNIAKVLDAAAKHARKYGIQLGVEAVNRYENHLINSAQQAVDMVERVGADNIFVHLDTYHMNIEEKGAANGILIARDHLKYIHLSESDRGTPGYGNIPWDAIYAALAAIGFKGGLAMESFINMPVEVAYGLAVWRPVARDMEEVMDKGLPFLRNKAEQYGLI from the coding sequence ATGGAAGGTTTCGGTGTTCACACCAGCATGTGGACCATGAACTGGGATCGCGCAGGCGCCGAGAAGGCGATTGCCGGAGCCGTGCATTACAAAATGGACTTCATCGAGATCGCGCTGCTCAATGCGCCGGCCGTCGATACCAAACACACCCGCGACCTGCTTGAAAAGCACAAGCTGCGCGCCGTCTGCTCGCTCGGCCTGCCGGAACATGCCTGGGCTTCCGTTCGCCCGGATGCGGCGATCGAGCATCTGAAGGTCGCGATCGAAAAGACCGCGGAAATGAACGCGGAAGCTCTGTCCGGCGTCATCTTCGGCGGCATCGGCGAGCGTACCGGCGTGCCGCCGACGCAAGGCGAATACGACAACATCGCCAAGGTGCTCGACGCGGCGGCAAAACATGCGAGGAAGTACGGCATCCAGCTCGGCGTCGAGGCCGTGAACCGCTATGAGAACCACCTGATCAATTCGGCGCAGCAGGCCGTCGACATGGTGGAGCGAGTCGGTGCGGATAACATCTTCGTGCACCTCGACACCTACCACATGAATATCGAGGAGAAGGGTGCGGCCAACGGTATCCTAATCGCCCGCGATCACCTCAAGTACATCCATCTTTCCGAAAGCGACCGCGGCACGCCGGGCTACGGCAACATCCCGTGGGATGCGATCTATGCCGCGCTCGCCGCCATCGGCTTCAAGGGCGGACTTGCGATGGAAAGCTTCATCAACATGCCGGTTGAGGTCGCCTATGGCCTGGCCGTCTGGCGCCCCGTTGCACGCGATATGGAAGAGGTCATGGACAAGGGCCTGCCATTCCTGCGCAATAAGGCGGAACAATACGGTCTCATCTGA
- the fba gene encoding class II fructose-bisphosphate aldolase (catalyzes the reversible aldol condensation of dihydroxyacetonephosphate and glyceraldehyde 3-phosphate in the Calvin cycle, glycolysis, and/or gluconeogenesis) → MARITLRQLLDHAAEEGYGVPAFNINNMEQALAIMEAADACHAPVIMQASRGARAYAHDIMLKHMMDAVVEIYPHIPVCVHLDHGNDPSNCMTAIQAGFTSVMMDGSLKADAKTPADWAYNVGVTKMVTDMAHFGGISVEGELGVLGSLETGMGEAEDGHGAEGKLSHDQLLTDPDEAVKFVRETKVDALAIAMGTSHGAYKFTRKPDGSVLAMNVIEEIHRKLPNTHLVMHGSSSVPIELQEIINKYGGQMKPTWGVPVEEIQRGIKNGVRKVNIDTDGRMAMTGQIRRVLQEDPSEFDPRKYLKPAMTALTKLCKERFEQFGTAGMAGRITPLPVSEMAKRYKSGSLDPAFS, encoded by the coding sequence ATGGCACGCATTACGCTGAGGCAACTGCTCGACCATGCTGCGGAGGAAGGCTACGGCGTTCCCGCTTTCAACATCAACAACATGGAGCAGGCGCTCGCCATCATGGAAGCCGCCGACGCGTGTCATGCGCCGGTTATCATGCAGGCGTCGCGCGGAGCCCGCGCCTATGCCCATGACATCATGCTGAAGCACATGATGGATGCCGTCGTCGAAATCTATCCGCATATTCCCGTCTGCGTGCATCTCGATCACGGCAACGATCCCTCCAATTGTATGACGGCGATCCAGGCGGGCTTCACCTCGGTGATGATGGATGGTTCGCTGAAGGCGGACGCCAAGACGCCCGCCGACTGGGCCTATAACGTCGGTGTCACCAAGATGGTGACTGACATGGCGCATTTCGGCGGCATCTCGGTGGAAGGCGAACTCGGCGTTCTCGGTTCTCTCGAGACCGGCATGGGCGAGGCCGAGGATGGCCACGGCGCCGAGGGCAAGCTTTCACATGACCAGCTGCTGACCGATCCGGACGAAGCCGTGAAATTCGTCCGCGAAACCAAAGTCGATGCGCTCGCCATCGCGATGGGCACATCGCATGGCGCCTACAAGTTCACCCGCAAACCGGACGGTTCGGTACTGGCGATGAACGTCATCGAAGAAATTCACCGTAAGCTCCCGAACACGCATCTCGTCATGCATGGCTCGTCCTCGGTCCCGATCGAGCTGCAGGAGATCATCAACAAGTATGGCGGCCAGATGAAGCCGACATGGGGAGTGCCGGTCGAGGAAATCCAGCGCGGCATCAAGAACGGCGTGCGTAAGGTCAATATCGACACCGACGGCAGAATGGCCATGACCGGTCAGATCCGCCGCGTGCTGCAGGAGGACCCAAGCGAATTCGACCCGCGCAAATATCTGAAGCCGGCAATGACGGCGCTGACCAAGCTCTGCAAGGAGCGCTTCGAACAGTTCGGCACTGCCGGCATGGCCGGCCGCATCACGCCCCTTCCCGTTTCGGAAATGGCGAAGCGTTATAAATCCGGTTCCCTCGATCCGGCTTTCTCTTGA